The Cyprinus carpio isolate SPL01 chromosome B17, ASM1834038v1, whole genome shotgun sequence genome has a window encoding:
- the ccdc170 gene encoding coiled-coil domain-containing protein 170 yields the protein MEESVIQQHLTHYKQATETAREELAVLQTKYNKLQSQLLESQSKVASQEETLKNLRDAVDRHKEKEARQESLISSLRERNYNTEQEMLSITSSKSFMDMRVQTLTKENEEIKGKIMELDIKSKQYFAECNKAKQEAAETKRRSDEFISAVANKVSVNVAGEADPLDYIISMLDTSFKERDRLKNCICALEESVKLYEVECKASRETVKRLATDVEREQSLSASRVNELNSSRQELDIISLKKLSLERENQSLKTSLQESELALASAQQSFRHYENLSQDLQNKLHSCQKEAQASHSHHEAFMKNVEALLEDESRPLQHTQSDLLKALTALCNREKSAQKSQLEMEGRLAEVKEQLFRHKEHQSSSERREQELLDRIKSLEDELLTAGVWKDGMNQDKQRYLRLVEQLSEKLKVDRVAADLGFDMKLEAILTRAEQLSRQEGTALLESKTQIYSLQRKLKEHKERSESKELHLELLRRKMVQLEEEKRSRSALAVEKDDATLACKKLQKRVDRLQAELSTLRFSNTELKAQLSHTNELKVQGRVMEQNQTIEEQSKNLGKLEKNKVKTEKKMTTIKSELKNQELRARDEIQQAQRLLDTQSSAIADLTHTEKQLLDFYMVVTQMLGVDCTGCVPNYEVLRRLEVLLQSRHCHCPAHLHQHHAPHIWEAPGSSINVTHSHEFQPPALPAPSSTTSDSPAAPGDNNNI from the exons ATGGAGGAGTCTGTAATCCAGCAGCACCTCACACACTATAAGCAGGCCACTGAGACGGCGCGTGAGGAGCTGGCCGTCCTGCAGACCAAATACAACAAACTCCAATCTCAG CTCTTGGAAAGCCAATCCAAAGTTGCATCTCAGGAAGAGACTCTGAAAAACTTAAGGGATGCTGTAGATCGACATAAAGAGAAAGAGGCGAGGCAGGAGTCTCTCATCAGCTCGCTCAGAGAACGCAACTACAACACAGAGCAGGAGATGCTCTCCATCACCTCCTCCAAAAGCTTCATGGACATGAGAGTACAGACACTTACAAAAGAGAACGAGGAGATCAAGGGGAAAATCATGGAACTTGATATCAAATCAAA ACAGTATTTTGCAGAATGCAACAAGGCAAAACAGGAAGCTGCTGAGACCAAGAGAAGATCTGATGAGTTTATATCAGCAGTGGCAAACAAAGTCTCTGTGAATGTGGCAGGAGAGGCGGATCCTTTGGATTATATCATATCCATG TTGGACACCAGCTTCAAGGAGAGAGACCGACTGAAGAACTGCATTTGTGCTTTAGAGGAGAGTGTGAAGTTGTACGAGGTGGAGTGTAAAGCCAGCAGAGAAACAGTCAAGAGACTGGCGACTGATGTAGAACGTGAACAGTCGCTCTCAGCCTCCAGAGTGAATGAGCTGAACTCTAGCAGACAG gaaTTGGATATAATCTCCCTGAAGAAACTAAGTTTGGAGAGGGAGAACCAGAGCCTTAAAACCTCCCTGCAGGAGTCTGAACTGGCGCTGGCGTCTGCACAGCAGAGCTTTCGCCACTATGAGAATCTCTCTCAAGATCTACAAAATAAACTCCACAGCTGCCAGAAGGAAGCCCAGGCATCTCACAGCCACCATGAGGCCTTCATGAAGAATGTGGAAGCTCTGCTAGAGGATGAGTCTCGTCCTCTCCAACACACACAAAGTGACCTTTTGAAGGCACTTACAGCCCTGTGCAACAGGGAGAAAAGTGCGCAGAAG TCTCAGCTGGAGATGGAGGGCAGGCTGGCGGAGGTGAAAGAGCAGTTGTTTAGACACAAAGAGCATCAGAGCAGCTCAGAACGGAGAGAACAGGAGCTGCTGGACAGAATCAAGAGTCTGGAGGACGAGCTGCTGACGGCTGGAGTCTGGAAAGATGGAATGAATCAGGACAAACAGCGT TACCTGCGGTTGGTGGAGCAGCTCTCAGAGAAGCTGAAAGTGGATCGTGTTGCTGCAGATCTGGGATTTGATATGAAACTCGAGGCCATTCTTACACGAGCTGAACAGCTGAGCAGACAGGAAGGGACGGCTTTACTGGAGTCCAAGACACAAATCTACAGCCTTCAGAGAAAG CTTAAAGAACATAAGGAGCGTTCAGAAAGTAAAGAGCTTCACCTGGAGCTGCTGAGGAGGAAGATGGTCCagctggaggaggagaagaggagcCGCTCAGCTCTGGCGGTGGAGAAAGATGATGCTACTTTGGCCTGTAAGAAGCTCCAGAAGCGCGTGGATCGTCTGCAGGCGGAGCTGAGCACCTTACGCTTCTCCAACACCGAGCTGAAAGCCCAGCTGTCACACACCAATGAGCTCAAGGTACAGGGACGAG TGATGGAACAAAACCAAACCATAGAGGAGCAGAGTAAGAACCTGGGAAAGCTTGAGAAGAACAAGGTAAAGACTGAGAAGAAAATGACCACCATCAAGTCAGAGCTGAAAAACCAGGAACTCAGAGCCAGAGATGAGATTCAGCAAGCCCAGAGACTGCTGGACACTCAGTCTAGTGCTATAGCAGATCTCACTCACACCGAAAAACAG TTACTGGACTTCTACATGGTGGTGACTCAGATGTTAGGGGTTGACTGCACAGGTTGCGTTCCAAACTATGAAGTTCTCAGAAGATTGGAAGTTCTGCTTCagtcacgtcactgtcactgtcCTGCTCATCTACACCAGCATCACGCTCCTCACATCTGGGAAGCTCCAGGTTCCTCCATAAACGTCACTCATTCTCACGAGTTCCAACCCCCGGCTCTGCCAGCTCCTTCCAGTACAACCTCGGACAGCCCAGCGGCCCCCGGggataataataacatttaa
- the LOC109106788 gene encoding required for meiotic nuclear division protein 1 homolog yields MSLKIFWRLHQPLKRTQACGFALRTLNGLNSVTANRLNCTTLASSASTLNLLKDCRNCHTGLHNHRCFLPRGVCQRPRFEMLTPLNLKSKTWSLQMRLQSTTTASMSVLKQGGMPGKRTFKGPRTKQPSRTSQPSLEEDMMQCIAYATADQYHLPTLCHDLIAHGFVEIKEFPRDASNVLVMGTENAAKPYDSGTIFIIMYSQLNFFILNFFCLISFVKTVMRILEQHEIQPYEVALVHWENEEISYTVGEGNSKLHRGIFLFNEELDYDHVVLEKFAFSNALSLSVKLAIWEVSLDNFVESIQPIPEMLKSGQRVKLSRAEVMQKIGELFSLRHCINLSSDLLITPDFYWDREDLEQLYDKTCQFLNINRRVKVVNEKLQHCTELTDLMRNHLSEKHSLRLEWMIVVLIAIEVMFELARVIF; encoded by the exons ATGTCTCTCAAGATTTTCTGGAGGTTACATCAGCCTTTGAAAAGGACACAAGCCTGTGGATTTGCTCTCAGGACACTAAATGGATTAAACAGTGTCACCGCCAACAGGTTAAACTGCACAACACTGGCATCCAGTGCTTCTACACTAAACCTTCTCAAAGACTGTAGGAATTGTCACACCGGTTTACACAACCATAGATGCTTTTTGCCGAGGGGAGTGTGTCAGAGACCACGTTTTGAAATGCTGactcctttaaatttaaaatccaaAACATGGAGTTTACAAATGAGATTGCAGTCCACAACAACTGCCAGCATGTCAGTGCTGAAACAAGGAGGCATGCCGGGAAAAAGGACTTTTAAGGGACCAAGAACCAAACAGCCTTCACGAACCAGTCAGCCCAGTCTGGAGGAg GACATGATGCAGTGCATCGCATACGCAACTGCAGATCAGTACCATTTACCAACCCTCTGTCACGATCTCATCGCTCATGGCTTCGTTGAAATCAAAGAATTTCCCAGAG ATGCTTCTAATGTTTTGGTGATGGGAACAGAGAACGCTGCAAAACCTTATGATAGTGGCACAATATTCATCATCATGTATTCTCAATtaaatttcttcattttaaatttcttttgtttgatttctttt GTAAAGACAGTGATGAGGATACTGGAACAGCATGAAATTCAACCCTATGAAGTTGCTCTGGTCCACTGGGAAAATGAAGAGATCAGTTATACAGTAGGAGA GGGTAATTCAAAGCTCCATCGTGGAATTTTCTTGTTTAATGAAGAGCTGGATTATGATCATGTTGTTCTGGAGAAGTTTGCATTTTCCAATGCTTTATCACTGTCAG TAAAACTAGCAATATGGGAGGTCTCTCTCGACAACTTTGTTGAGTCCATCCAGCCAATTCCTGAG ATGCTGAAGTCTGGACAAAGAGTGAAACTGTCCAGGGCTGAAGTTATGCAGAAGATAGGGGAGCTCTTTTCCTTGAG ACACTGCATAAATCTCAGCTCTGACTTACTGATCACACCTGATTTCTACTGGGACAGAGAAGATCTTGAGCAGCTCTATGACAAGACCTGTCAGTTCCTCAATATTAATCGAAGAGTTAAG GTTGTGAACGAGAAGTTACAACACTGCACTGAACTTACAGACCTGATGAGGAACCACCTCAGTGAGAAACACAGTCTCAGACTGGAGTGGATGATCGTCGTACTGATTGCTATTGAG GTGATGTTTGAACTTGCTCGTGTAATCTTCTGA